In a genomic window of Streptomyces pristinaespiralis:
- a CDS encoding cupin domain-containing protein, translated as MPLTTTEYDNGGDLASYTDSLIATKDSRVADFGTLSFQEKAGPQYRRGQIRYVGSGATGNHENDSRILPSGGFTFSNMLLPPGAEGPAHTHHDVEEAFFVLEGQVRVGIHRGPDEVEYRTLGYRDMIVVPAGVTRSLKNEGDSDALFCVVIGTQKPQVPTYPEYSPMHGVTRG; from the coding sequence ATGCCTCTGACCACCACCGAGTACGACAACGGCGGCGACCTCGCCTCGTACACCGACTCCCTCATCGCCACCAAGGACTCCCGCGTGGCGGACTTCGGCACCCTCTCCTTCCAGGAGAAGGCCGGCCCGCAGTACCGCCGCGGCCAGATCCGTTACGTCGGTTCCGGCGCCACCGGCAACCACGAGAACGACAGCCGGATCCTCCCCTCCGGCGGCTTCACCTTCTCCAACATGCTGCTGCCGCCCGGCGCCGAGGGCCCGGCCCACACCCACCACGACGTCGAGGAGGCCTTCTTCGTCCTCGAGGGGCAGGTCCGCGTGGGCATCCACCGCGGCCCCGACGAGGTCGAGTACCGCACGCTCGGATACCGCGACATGATCGTCGTGCCGGCCGGTGTGACCCGTTCCCTGAAGAACGAGGGTGACTCCGACGCCCTGTTCTGCGTCGTCATCGGCACGCAGAAGCCGCAGGTGCCGACCTACCCGGAGTACTCGCCGATGCACGGCGTCACCCGTGGCTGA
- a CDS encoding alpha/beta fold hydrolase, whose translation MPAAHVPAVHVEEAGDQGPLLLCLHGIGSSSAAFAPQLAGLSPYVRVVAWDAPGYGRSPDPEGPLTLDDFADAAAAVIRERGASAHVLGVSWGGVIALRLATRHPGLVDSLIVADSSPGSGTDAAKAAGMRARAAELAEAGPRAFAEARGPRLVSPGAPEDLVRRVVATMAASVRLPGYAYAAESMASADLRAELPSIAVPLLVLCGDQDTVTGIEASQALAGAVHKSAYVIVKDAGHLANQEQPGRFDAWVLSHLRITARIPE comes from the coding sequence GTGCCGGCCGCCCATGTCCCCGCCGTCCATGTGGAAGAGGCCGGTGACCAGGGACCGCTGCTGCTGTGCCTGCACGGCATCGGTTCGTCGTCCGCGGCCTTCGCCCCGCAGCTCGCCGGACTGTCCCCGTACGTCAGGGTCGTGGCCTGGGACGCGCCCGGGTACGGCAGGTCCCCCGATCCCGAGGGGCCGCTCACGCTCGACGACTTCGCGGACGCGGCGGCCGCCGTCATCCGCGAGCGCGGCGCGAGCGCCCATGTCCTCGGGGTCTCCTGGGGCGGTGTGATCGCGCTGCGGCTCGCCACCCGCCACCCCGGCCTCGTCGACTCACTGATCGTCGCCGATTCCAGTCCCGGTTCGGGCACGGACGCGGCGAAGGCGGCGGGCATGCGGGCGCGGGCCGCCGAACTGGCCGAGGCCGGCCCGCGGGCCTTCGCCGAGGCCCGCGGGCCCCGGCTGGTGTCCCCCGGCGCTCCGGAGGACCTGGTCCGGCGGGTGGTCGCCACGATGGCCGCCTCGGTGCGGCTGCCGGGTTACGCCTACGCCGCCGAGTCCATGGCGTCGGCCGATCTGCGCGCCGAACTGCCCTCGATCGCCGTGCCCTTGCTCGTCCTCTGCGGCGATCAGGACACGGTCACCGGCATCGAGGCGAGCCAGGCGCTCGCCGGTGCCGTCCACAAGTCCGCCTACGTGATCGTCAAGGACGCCGGTCACCTGGCCAACCAGGAGCAGCCGGGCCGCTTCGACGCCTGGGTGCTCTCCCACCTGAGGATCACCGCGCGCATCCCCGAGTGA
- a CDS encoding aspartate dehydrogenase domain-containing protein, producing the protein MSAVHKVGIVGWGAIGRVVGTALAEGRVGSAELVCVVDNRPLGEAAPAAQVTFEEAVERCDLIVEAAGQGVVREWGERVLASGTDLLIASTGALTDEDLAKKLLAAGPGRVYFTGGAVGGLDLLQAARSMGPLEEVRLTTTKLPGTLEQPWMDADLLSRMRTATGPVVVMSGTARDVPVKFPRSTNVAASVALAVGDLDTVRVQVVADPAAHRTRHVVEASGPLGAYRFEVTHLPDPDNPATSRIVPYAVLRSLAAITGRTGQIL; encoded by the coding sequence ATGAGCGCCGTGCACAAGGTGGGCATCGTCGGCTGGGGCGCGATCGGCCGGGTCGTCGGCACCGCTCTCGCCGAGGGCCGGGTCGGCTCCGCCGAACTGGTCTGCGTCGTCGACAACCGCCCGCTCGGCGAGGCCGCGCCGGCCGCGCAGGTCACCTTCGAGGAGGCCGTCGAGCGCTGCGACCTGATCGTGGAGGCCGCGGGGCAGGGCGTCGTCCGCGAGTGGGGCGAGCGGGTGCTGGCCTCGGGGACGGACCTGCTGATCGCCTCGACCGGCGCGCTGACCGACGAGGACCTCGCGAAGAAGCTGCTCGCGGCCGGGCCTGGCCGGGTGTACTTCACGGGCGGCGCGGTCGGCGGCCTCGACCTGCTCCAGGCGGCCCGCTCCATGGGGCCGCTGGAGGAGGTCCGCCTGACCACCACCAAGCTGCCCGGCACCCTCGAACAGCCCTGGATGGACGCCGACCTGCTGTCCCGCATGCGGACCGCGACCGGACCGGTCGTGGTCATGTCCGGCACCGCCCGCGACGTACCGGTGAAGTTCCCCCGGTCCACGAACGTGGCCGCGTCGGTCGCGCTGGCCGTCGGCGACCTGGACACTGTGCGGGTCCAGGTCGTCGCCGACCCGGCGGCGCACCGCACCCGGCACGTGGTCGAGGCGTCCGGACCACTGGGCGCGTACCGCTTCGAGGTCACGCATCTGCCGGACCCCGACAACCCGGCGACCAGCCGGATCGTGCCGTACGCGGTGCTGCGCTCGCTGGCGGCGATCACCGGCCGGACGGGGCAGATCCTGTGA
- a CDS encoding VOC family protein has product MHRPPPGPIARLRSLRYVELHTPAFTEAAGFYEEVWGLESVESDTGARWLRGTGDEHHVLHLTERERVGLGRLAFAVGTPAEVDEAARRLEAHGITPVFGPGPLEQAGGGYGLRFTDPEQRLIEISAHVDAVTPGGRDAAVPVGVTHAVLNTTDIDAAVSFYCDVLGLRVSDWSEHQMAFLRCNADHHCVAFNQAEWTSLNHVAYEMPSVDHFMRGLGRLRHHGITPQWGPGRHGPGNNTFSYFTDPSGLVCEYTSEVAQIVEDAWIARVWRRVPELSDLWGTAGPPSKEIRCHMAGTPDPGPLAAPVDAATADKDHADDSNRTDHAEENAA; this is encoded by the coding sequence ATGCACCGTCCACCGCCCGGTCCGATCGCCCGGCTCCGCTCACTGCGCTACGTCGAACTGCACACGCCCGCCTTCACGGAGGCCGCCGGCTTCTACGAGGAGGTCTGGGGCCTTGAGAGCGTCGAGTCCGACACCGGCGCCCGCTGGCTCCGCGGCACCGGCGACGAGCACCACGTCCTGCACCTCACCGAACGGGAGCGCGTGGGCCTCGGCCGGCTCGCGTTCGCCGTCGGCACGCCCGCCGAGGTCGACGAGGCCGCCCGCAGGCTCGAGGCACACGGCATCACCCCCGTCTTCGGCCCCGGCCCGCTCGAACAGGCCGGCGGCGGCTACGGGCTGCGCTTCACCGACCCGGAGCAACGCCTGATCGAGATCAGCGCCCATGTCGACGCGGTCACTCCGGGCGGCAGGGACGCCGCCGTGCCCGTCGGCGTCACGCACGCCGTGCTCAACACCACCGACATCGACGCCGCCGTGTCCTTCTACTGCGACGTGCTGGGGCTGCGCGTCTCCGACTGGTCCGAGCACCAGATGGCGTTCCTGCGCTGCAACGCCGACCACCACTGCGTCGCCTTCAACCAGGCCGAGTGGACCTCCCTCAACCACGTGGCCTACGAGATGCCGTCTGTGGACCACTTCATGCGGGGCCTCGGACGGCTGCGCCACCACGGCATCACGCCGCAGTGGGGGCCCGGCCGGCACGGCCCCGGCAACAACACCTTCTCCTACTTCACCGACCCGTCCGGCCTGGTCTGCGAGTACACCTCCGAGGTCGCCCAGATCGTCGAGGACGCCTGGATCGCCCGGGTGTGGCGACGGGTTCCCGAGCTGTCCGACCTGTGGGGCACCGCCGGGCCGCCGTCGAAGGAGATCCGCTGCCACATGGCGGGAACGCCGGACCCCGGTCCGCTCGCCGCGCCCGTCGACGCCGCGACGGCGGACAAGGACCACGCGGACGACTCGAACCGCACCGATCACGCTGAGGAGAACGCCGCATGA
- a CDS encoding aldehyde dehydrogenase, whose amino-acid sequence MPTVPTDILIAGQWRRGAGEPLDTVDPATGRVLATVGSPSAEEVSEAAEAAARAAAEPAWRDLLPHERARLLHRIGDLVERDADELSALQTADTGKTLAETRALALSAAGTFRYLAAALETAEDTLTPSRGPYVTMSVHEPIGVVGAINPWNSPVASDAQKLAPALAAGNAVLLKPAAWTPLVSLALGRLITRALEEFRLPTALLSVLPGSGRLVGDAIVRHPLVARIGFTGGTATGRSIAAVAAQKLIPASLELGGKSPTIVRADADVEQALAGVMFGIFSSSGQSCIAGSRLFVARDIHDRFVGELVERVRALRVGPGTDPTTQVGPLVHHRHRDAVAAYVDLARSEGARVLCGGSAPEGERYRDGAYYLPTVLDGLPNTSRTCQEEIFGPVLVALPYDDEDDLVRQANDSVYGLACGIWTRDARAAWHLARRIEAGTVWINTYKQFSASTPFSGWKDSGLGTEKGRDAIRAYQRQKSLYWGTSASPLPWAN is encoded by the coding sequence GTGCCCACCGTCCCCACCGACATCCTGATCGCCGGCCAGTGGCGGCGCGGTGCGGGTGAGCCGCTCGACACCGTCGACCCCGCGACCGGCCGCGTCCTCGCCACCGTGGGTTCCCCGTCCGCGGAGGAGGTCTCCGAGGCGGCGGAGGCCGCCGCCCGCGCCGCGGCGGAACCCGCCTGGCGCGACCTGCTTCCGCACGAGAGGGCCCGGTTGCTGCACCGCATCGGTGACCTCGTCGAGCGCGACGCTGACGAACTGTCCGCGCTGCAGACGGCGGACACCGGCAAGACCCTGGCCGAGACGCGTGCCCTCGCGCTCAGCGCGGCCGGCACTTTCCGCTACCTGGCCGCCGCCCTCGAGACGGCCGAGGACACCCTCACCCCCTCCCGCGGCCCCTACGTCACCATGAGCGTCCACGAGCCGATCGGTGTGGTCGGCGCGATCAACCCGTGGAACTCCCCCGTCGCCAGCGACGCCCAGAAGCTCGCCCCCGCGCTGGCCGCCGGTAACGCGGTCCTCCTCAAGCCCGCCGCCTGGACCCCGCTGGTCTCGCTCGCCCTCGGCCGGCTCATCACCCGGGCCCTGGAGGAGTTCCGGCTGCCCACGGCGCTGCTGTCGGTGCTGCCGGGCAGCGGCCGGCTGGTCGGCGACGCCATCGTGCGCCATCCGCTCGTCGCCCGCATCGGCTTCACCGGCGGTACCGCCACGGGCCGGTCGATCGCCGCCGTCGCCGCACAGAAACTGATCCCCGCCTCACTGGAGCTCGGAGGCAAGTCGCCGACGATCGTGCGCGCCGACGCCGACGTCGAACAGGCCCTCGCCGGCGTGATGTTCGGGATCTTCTCGTCCAGCGGCCAGTCGTGCATCGCCGGCTCGCGGCTGTTCGTCGCCCGCGACATCCACGACCGCTTCGTCGGCGAACTGGTGGAACGCGTCCGGGCGTTGCGCGTCGGCCCGGGCACGGACCCCACCACACAGGTCGGCCCGCTGGTGCACCATCGCCACCGCGACGCGGTCGCCGCCTACGTCGACCTCGCCCGCTCCGAAGGCGCCCGCGTGCTGTGCGGCGGCTCGGCCCCCGAGGGTGAGCGGTACCGCGACGGTGCGTACTACCTGCCGACCGTCCTCGACGGCCTGCCCAACACCTCCCGCACCTGCCAGGAGGAGATCTTCGGTCCGGTCCTCGTCGCCCTGCCCTACGACGACGAGGACGACCTCGTCCGCCAGGCCAACGACTCCGTCTACGGACTCGCCTGCGGCATCTGGACCCGCGACGCGCGCGCCGCGTGGCACCTGGCCCGCCGCATCGAGGCCGGCACCGTCTGGATCAACACGTACAAGCAGTTCAGCGCCTCCACCCCGTTCAGCGGATGGAAGGACAGCGGCCTCGGCACGGAGAAGGGCCGCGACGCGATCCGCGCCTACCAGCGCCAGAAGTCCCTGTACTGGGGAACCTCCGCCTCCCCGCTCCCCTGGGCCAACTGA
- a CDS encoding MFS transporter has translation MTTVAGKPALGSIAARLERLPHSRWHVKVRFLIGAVTFFEAFDQLLAASALPVLMKEWNLTTGQATFAVTAASIGMLLGAIAAGWMGDRIGRVRTVALGVGVTGLASLAVAFSGSIETFSLFRFVQGLGIGGVVPVAATYINEIARSDKRGRFVLLYEMIFPAGLAAATLVAVWVVPNLGWRAMFVIGALPVLIAAALPRHVEESPRWLLARGRTEEAEAAVARIEAQVARATAEPLPLPAAEVKEDTGRGRLGDIFKGRYLRRTAVLSGLWFVAYYVNHGISTWLPSLYTKHFGLDLTTALVYTLLSNVTGLLGTFVVAMVIDRMGRRAALMAALGGGALSLGVLALAGATSGGQVAVFASCTTFFLYAINAGLYLYSPELYPTSNRAKGAAFGGLWNRLGVIIGPVTVGAIIGAGGSLSLVFAQLAVVAAVGALIAWFAVETKGRTLEELNS, from the coding sequence ATGACGACTGTGGCCGGCAAGCCAGCCCTTGGCTCCATAGCCGCGAGACTCGAACGACTGCCGCACTCGCGCTGGCATGTCAAGGTCCGGTTCCTGATCGGCGCCGTCACCTTCTTCGAGGCGTTCGACCAGCTGCTGGCCGCCTCCGCCCTGCCCGTCCTGATGAAGGAATGGAACCTCACCACAGGCCAGGCCACCTTCGCGGTGACCGCGGCGTCCATCGGCATGCTCCTCGGCGCCATCGCCGCCGGCTGGATGGGCGACCGGATCGGCCGGGTGCGTACGGTGGCCCTCGGGGTCGGCGTCACGGGCCTCGCAAGCCTCGCCGTCGCCTTCTCCGGCAGCATCGAGACGTTCTCGCTGTTCCGGTTCGTCCAGGGACTCGGCATCGGCGGCGTGGTGCCCGTGGCGGCCACGTACATCAACGAGATCGCCCGCTCCGACAAGCGGGGCCGATTCGTCCTGCTCTACGAGATGATCTTCCCCGCCGGTCTCGCCGCGGCCACCCTCGTCGCCGTCTGGGTGGTGCCCAACCTCGGCTGGCGCGCCATGTTCGTCATCGGCGCCCTGCCCGTGCTCATCGCCGCCGCGCTGCCCCGTCATGTCGAGGAATCCCCGCGCTGGCTCCTTGCGCGAGGCCGCACGGAAGAGGCCGAGGCCGCCGTCGCCCGGATCGAGGCGCAGGTCGCCCGTGCCACCGCGGAACCGCTGCCGCTGCCCGCCGCCGAGGTCAAGGAGGACACCGGCCGGGGCCGGCTCGGCGACATCTTCAAGGGCCGCTACCTGCGCCGCACGGCGGTGCTGTCCGGCCTGTGGTTCGTGGCGTACTACGTCAACCACGGCATCTCCACCTGGCTGCCGTCCCTCTACACCAAGCACTTCGGCCTCGATCTGACCACCGCGCTGGTCTACACGCTGCTCAGCAACGTCACAGGACTGCTCGGCACCTTCGTCGTCGCCATGGTCATCGACCGGATGGGCCGCAGGGCGGCGCTGATGGCCGCGCTCGGCGGTGGCGCGCTGTCCCTCGGGGTGCTCGCGCTGGCCGGCGCCACGTCGGGCGGGCAGGTCGCCGTCTTCGCCTCCTGCACGACCTTCTTCCTGTACGCGATCAACGCGGGGCTCTACCTGTACTCGCCCGAGCTGTACCCGACCTCCAACCGGGCCAAGGGCGCGGCGTTCGGCGGGCTGTGGAACCGGCTCGGCGTCATCATCGGCCCGGTCACCGTCGGGGCGATCATCGGCGCGGGCGGCAGTCTGTCCCTGGTCTTCGCGCAGCTCGCGGTCGTGGCCGCGGTGGGCGCTCTGATCGCCTGGTTCGCGGTCGAGACCAAGGGGCGGACGCTGGAGGAGCTCAACTCCTGA
- a CDS encoding MarR family winged helix-turn-helix transcriptional regulator translates to MAASRPADRDAVAQVIEDWARERPELDTSPLEVLARLHRSFLRYSTRLTASIERHGLSVAGFDVLTALRRSGAPYRLTAGQLADTGLVSSAGVTLRIDRLEKDGLIVRERDADDRRVVYSRLTDKGLATVDTVFEEHLDNERRMLAGLSPSERRQVARLLRKLEDSILASDDETAAVETP, encoded by the coding sequence ATGGCTGCATCGAGGCCGGCGGACCGGGACGCCGTCGCGCAGGTGATCGAGGACTGGGCGCGGGAGCGACCGGAGCTCGACACGAGCCCGCTGGAGGTCCTGGCCCGGCTGCACCGTTCCTTCCTGCGGTACAGCACCAGGCTCACCGCCTCGATCGAGCGGCACGGCCTGTCCGTCGCGGGCTTCGACGTGCTGACCGCTCTGCGGAGGTCGGGGGCGCCGTACCGGCTGACAGCGGGCCAGCTCGCCGACACCGGGCTGGTGTCCTCCGCCGGGGTGACCCTGCGGATCGACCGTCTGGAGAAGGACGGTCTCATCGTGCGCGAGCGGGACGCGGACGACCGCCGCGTCGTCTACTCGCGGCTCACCGACAAGGGTCTCGCGACGGTGGACACCGTCTTCGAGGAGCACCTCGACAACGAACGCCGGATGCTCGCGGGGCTGTCGCCGTCCGAGCGCCGACAGGTCGCGAGGCTGCTGCGCAAGCTGGAGGACTCGATCCTCGCGTCGGACGACGAGACGGCCGCCGTCGAAACCCCGTGA
- a CDS encoding heavy-metal-associated domain-containing protein, with protein MVKDVYEVKGMTCGHCVAAVTAEVEGLAGVESVQVDLASGEVTVASERQLAYDDVAAAVDEAGYELTGRHER; from the coding sequence ATGGTCAAGGATGTGTACGAGGTCAAGGGCATGACGTGCGGCCACTGCGTCGCCGCCGTGACCGCGGAGGTGGAGGGTCTGGCGGGAGTGGAGAGCGTGCAGGTCGACCTGGCCTCCGGCGAGGTGACCGTCGCGAGCGAGCGGCAGCTCGCGTACGACGACGTCGCGGCGGCCGTCGACGAGGCCGGCTACGAGCTCACCGGCCGCCACGAGCGATAG
- a CDS encoding class II glutamine amidotransferase produces the protein MCRWVAYTGTPVLLDSLLYRPAHSLIDQSLHSRMGVETTNGDGFGIGWYTPDGGTPAVIRDTGPAWNNRNLREISAHIRSHLFFAHIRASTGSAIQQTNCHPFRHGRWLWMHNGAIADFHRLRRDLCMVIDPSLFADIEGSTDSEVMFFLALTFGLDQDPPTAVARMAGHVESLGRRHGVEFPLQMTVAVSDGERLWAFRYSSERRSRSLYHSAEVETLRALHPDIKFLQGLSEDTRLVVSEPLSGLPGAWTEFPESSYGEVGAGSAFVRSFEPMPADGELPRSPVP, from the coding sequence ATGTGCCGATGGGTGGCCTACACGGGAACGCCGGTGCTCCTCGACTCGCTGCTCTACCGCCCCGCACACTCCCTGATCGACCAGAGCCTGCATTCCCGGATGGGCGTCGAGACCACCAACGGCGACGGGTTCGGCATCGGCTGGTACACGCCCGACGGCGGCACTCCGGCGGTGATCAGGGACACCGGACCCGCGTGGAACAACCGCAACCTGCGGGAGATCTCGGCGCACATCCGCTCCCACCTCTTCTTCGCCCACATCAGGGCGTCGACGGGCTCCGCCATCCAGCAGACGAACTGCCACCCGTTCCGGCACGGGAGGTGGCTGTGGATGCACAACGGCGCCATCGCCGACTTCCACCGGCTGCGCCGGGACCTCTGCATGGTCATCGACCCGTCGCTGTTCGCCGACATCGAGGGTTCGACGGACTCCGAGGTGATGTTCTTCCTGGCGCTCACCTTCGGGCTGGACCAGGACCCGCCGACGGCCGTCGCCCGCATGGCGGGCCATGTGGAGTCCCTGGGCCGCCGGCACGGCGTGGAATTTCCGCTCCAGATGACCGTCGCGGTGTCCGACGGGGAGCGGCTGTGGGCCTTCCGCTACTCCAGCGAGCGCCGTTCACGCTCCCTGTACCACAGCGCCGAGGTCGAGACCCTGCGCGCGCTGCACCCCGACATAAAGTTCCTGCAAGGGCTCTCCGAGGACACCCGCCTCGTCGTGTCGGAGCCGCTGAGCGGACTGCCCGGGGCGTGGACCGAGTTCCCCGAGAGCAGCTACGGCGAGGTCGGCGCGGGCTCGGCCTTCGTCCGGTCCTTCGAACCGATGCCGGCCGACGGGGAGCTTCCGCGCAGCCCCGTGCCGTGA
- a CDS encoding flavin reductase family protein, with protein MVDVKGFTDLLDPPVYVVTAAADGRRAGCLVGFASQSSLSPVRFVVWLSKVNHTYRVASRAPYLGVHLLGRDQHGLARLFGGESGDDVDKFGPARWEPGAHGVPVLADACAWFIGRVEERADWGDHVGFCLTPVDTAAEPLPRGDVLRLSDVIGLSPGHPAP; from the coding sequence ATGGTGGACGTCAAGGGATTCACCGACCTGCTCGACCCGCCGGTGTACGTCGTCACGGCGGCCGCGGACGGGCGGCGGGCCGGCTGCCTGGTCGGGTTCGCCTCCCAGTCCTCGCTGAGTCCGGTGCGCTTCGTGGTGTGGCTGTCCAAGGTGAACCACACCTACCGCGTGGCGAGTCGGGCCCCGTACCTGGGGGTGCATCTGCTCGGCCGCGACCAGCACGGGCTGGCCCGGCTGTTCGGCGGCGAGAGCGGCGACGATGTCGACAAGTTCGGGCCGGCGCGCTGGGAGCCGGGGGCGCACGGCGTTCCGGTGCTGGCCGACGCCTGCGCCTGGTTCATCGGCAGGGTGGAGGAGCGGGCCGACTGGGGGGACCACGTGGGGTTCTGCCTCACGCCCGTCGACACGGCCGCCGAGCCGCTGCCCCGTGGTGACGTGCTGCGGCTGAGCGATGTCATCGGTCTGAGCCCCGGGCACCCGGCGCCCTGA
- a CDS encoding LacI family DNA-binding transcriptional regulator, producing MNRGPDGKRRSVTIHDVAREAGVSRGTVSRVLNGGHYVSPAAQTAVNNAIRRTGYVVNRHARSLITGRSDSVAFLLTEPQERFFEDPNFNVLLRSCTQALASQDIPLLLMIAGSEDERRRNLRYIQAGHVDGVLLVSSHSGDPVAGELQAAGVPVVACGKPLGQQARIGYVAADDREGARDMVRYLHASGRRRIATVSGPPDTPGGVERLAGYRETLAECGLPADDLLIATGDYSRASGEQAAELLLRRAPDIDAVFVASDLMAQGVLDALARAGRRVPEDIAVGGFDDSPAAVSTRPALTTIRQPWDRISKEMVRMLLARIGGEEPAALILPTELVRRDSA from the coding sequence ATGAACCGCGGCCCGGACGGCAAGCGCCGATCGGTGACGATCCACGATGTCGCGCGTGAGGCGGGAGTCTCCCGCGGGACCGTCTCACGGGTCCTCAACGGAGGCCACTACGTCAGCCCTGCGGCACAGACGGCCGTCAACAACGCCATCCGCAGGACGGGTTACGTCGTCAACCGGCACGCCCGCTCGCTGATCACCGGAAGGTCCGACTCGGTCGCGTTCCTGCTGACCGAACCGCAGGAGCGCTTCTTCGAGGACCCGAACTTCAATGTGCTGCTGCGTTCCTGCACCCAGGCCCTCGCCTCGCAGGACATCCCGCTGCTGCTGATGATCGCCGGCAGCGAGGACGAACGGCGGCGCAATCTGCGGTACATCCAGGCCGGGCACGTGGACGGCGTCCTGCTCGTCTCCAGCCACTCCGGCGACCCGGTGGCCGGCGAACTCCAGGCGGCGGGCGTGCCGGTGGTCGCCTGCGGGAAGCCCCTCGGGCAGCAGGCCAGGATCGGCTACGTGGCGGCGGACGACCGGGAAGGCGCCCGCGACATGGTGCGCTACCTGCACGCGTCGGGCCGCCGCCGGATCGCCACCGTCTCCGGCCCGCCGGACACCCCCGGTGGCGTCGAACGTCTCGCCGGCTACCGGGAGACGCTGGCCGAGTGCGGGCTGCCCGCCGACGACCTGCTGATCGCCACGGGCGACTACAGCAGGGCCAGCGGCGAGCAGGCCGCGGAACTGCTGCTGCGGCGGGCCCCGGACATCGACGCCGTGTTCGTGGCGTCGGACCTGATGGCCCAGGGCGTCCTCGACGCCCTGGCCAGGGCCGGGCGCCGAGTGCCGGAGGACATCGCCGTCGGCGGCTTCGACGACTCGCCGGCCGCGGTGTCGACCCGCCCCGCGCTCACCACGATCCGGCAGCCGTGGGACCGGATCAGCAAGGAGATGGTGCGGATGCTGCTGGCCAGGATCGGCGGTGAGGAACCCGCCGCGCTCATCCTGCCGACGGAACTGGTCCGCCGGGACTCGGCCTGA
- a CDS encoding carbohydrate ABC transporter permease produces MSTPTLPARRRRAAPAAGTTPGTSQGPPPRRRAALLPTAALLLGALYCLLPVAWVLVASTKSGTELFSTFTFLPGSGLGDNLADLDAYRDGIYWRWMGNSALYAGLGAVLSTMVSAVSGYALAIYRFRGREAVFNVLLAGVLMPPVILAIPQYLLMAKADMTDSYLSVLLPLILSPYGVYLGRIYAQAAVPMELVEAGRMDGAGEWRIFLRVGVPMMSPGLVTIFLFQFVAIWNNFLLPYIMLSDDTKFPMTVGLFTLLAQGSSTPALYTLVITGALLAIVPLIALFLVVQRFWSLDLLSGAVKS; encoded by the coding sequence ATGAGCACGCCCACGCTCCCCGCGCGGCGCCGACGTGCCGCCCCGGCCGCCGGCACCACCCCCGGCACCTCCCAGGGGCCGCCGCCGAGGCGCCGCGCCGCCCTGCTGCCCACCGCCGCCCTGCTGCTCGGCGCCCTGTACTGCCTGCTGCCCGTCGCCTGGGTCCTGGTCGCCTCCACCAAGTCGGGCACGGAGCTGTTCTCCACCTTCACGTTCCTGCCCGGCAGCGGTCTCGGCGACAACCTCGCCGACCTCGACGCCTACCGAGACGGCATCTACTGGCGCTGGATGGGCAACTCCGCCCTCTACGCCGGTCTGGGCGCCGTGCTGTCCACGATGGTCTCCGCCGTCTCCGGCTACGCGCTCGCGATCTACCGCTTCCGCGGCCGTGAGGCCGTCTTCAACGTGCTGCTCGCCGGCGTGCTGATGCCCCCCGTCATCCTCGCGATCCCCCAGTACCTGCTGATGGCGAAGGCCGACATGACGGACTCCTACCTGTCCGTACTGCTGCCGCTGATCCTCTCCCCGTACGGCGTCTACCTCGGCCGGATCTACGCGCAGGCCGCCGTCCCCATGGAGCTCGTCGAGGCGGGCCGGATGGACGGAGCGGGCGAGTGGCGCATCTTCCTGCGGGTCGGCGTCCCGATGATGTCGCCCGGCCTGGTGACGATCTTCCTCTTCCAGTTCGTGGCCATCTGGAACAACTTCCTGCTGCCGTACATCATGCTCAGCGACGACACCAAGTTCCCCATGACGGTCGGGCTGTTCACGCTGCTCGCCCAAGGCTCCAGCACACCCGCCCTCTACACGCTCGTCATCACCGGCGCCCTGCTCGCGATCGTCCCGCTGATCGCCCTTTTCCTGGTCGTCCAGCGGTTCTGGAGTCTCGACCTGCTGTCCGGGGCCGTAAAGTCATGA